CTAAATTATATGAGGAGTTTTTTGTAAACGGGAAGGTTGAAGATTGTCCTATTTATGATATGCATGGACATATGGGTAATTGGTATGCTATAACTTATCCTTCTGTTGAATTGGACGAGATGATAAGACGGATGAAACTTGCTAATGTAAAAAGACTCTTGTTTTGTCACCACGCTACTTTAAATGCTCCAGAGATAGGTAATGCTGTAAATATTGAAGCTGTGAGAAAGTACCCTGATATGTTGAAAGCATACTGCGGTATTAACCCTCATTATCCTGATAAAGCGCTAAAAGATATTGAGAATATGGAAGAGAATAGTGATGTTTTTGTTGGATTTAAACTTCTTGCTGACTATCACAAAATTCCTATTACAGAAGGAGTCTATAATGAGGCGTGGAGATATGCTGATGAGAAAAAACTTCTTGTCCTATTACA
Above is a genomic segment from bacterium containing:
- a CDS encoding amidohydrolase family protein, with translation MKSKLYEEFFVNGKVEDCPIYDMHGHMGNWYAITYPSVELDEMIRRMKLANVKRLLFCHHATLNAPEIGNAVNIEAVRKYPDMLKAYCGINPHYPDKALKDIENMEENSDVFVGFKLLADYHKIPITEGVYNEAWRYADEKKLLVLLHTWSNSQFDGPVVIEKVAEKYPGAKILMGHSCHGNWGRAIELVKRFPNLYLELCAVLDDRGVLERFVDETGSDRILFGTDFPWFSYHYYIGSVLGATINDDARRDIFYRNAQNLLSKFL